Proteins co-encoded in one Taeniopygia guttata chromosome 4, bTaeGut7.mat, whole genome shotgun sequence genomic window:
- the NPY2R gene encoding neuropeptide Y receptor type 2, whose translation MGPLEAVGEDNQTDEMKMELFTKLYLTRYTTPPNELALDPKPELKDSTTLVEVQIILIFAYCSIILLGVIGNSLVIHVIIKFKSMRTVTNFFIANLAVADLLVNTLCLPFTLVYTLLGEWKLGPVLCHLVPYAQALAVHVSTVTLTVIALDRHRCIVYHLESRISKRISFLIIGVAWAVSALLASPLAIFREYSLIEIIPDFKIVVCSEKWPGEGQLNYGTIYSISMLLIQYVLPLAVISYAYIRIWTKLKNHVSPGAGNDHYHHRRRKTTKMLVCVVVVFAVSWLPFHTFQLVSDIDSQVLDLKEYKLIYTVFHVIAMCSTFANPLLYGWMNNNYRTAFLTAFQCEQRLDSIHPEVSAAFKARKKLEAKRIQFPGDSFTQPTNV comes from the coding sequence ATGGGGCCCCTGGAAGCAGTAGGTGAGGACAACCAGAcagatgaaatgaaaatggagcTGTTCACTAAGCTGTACTTGACAAGATACACCACACCACCCAACGAATTGGCTCTGGACCCTAAGCCAGAACTGAAGGACAGCACAACACTTGTTGAAGTACAGATAATTCTCATCTTTGCTTACTGCTCCATCATCCTGCTGGGAGTGATCGGAAACTCCCTTGTGATCCACGTGATCATCAAATTCAAAAGCATGCGCACAGTGACTAACTTCTTCATTGCCAACCTGGCAGTGGCTGACCTGCTGGTGAACACGCTGTGCCTGCCTTTCACCTTGGTTTATACGCTCTTGGGCGAATGGAAACTGGGCCCGGTCTTGTGCCACCTGGTGCCCTATGCCCAGGCCCTTGCCGTCCATGTGTCTACTGTCACTTTGACTGTGATCGCTCTGGATCGTCACCGCTGCATCGTCTACCACTTGGAAAGCAGAATCTCTAAGCGGATCAGCTTCCTGATTATAGGAGTTGCCTGGGCAGTCAGTGCCTTGTTGGCAAGTCCTCTGGCCATCTTCCGTGAGTACTCGTTGATTGAGATCATTCCTGACTTCAAGATTGTGGTCTGCTCTGAGAAGTGGCCAGGGGAGGGGCAGCTCAACTATGGCACCATCTACAGCATCTCCATGCTCCTGATCCAGTATGTTCTGCCTCTGGCAGTCATCTCCTATGCCTACATCCGTATTTGGACCAAGCTCAAGAACCACGTTAGCCCTGGGGCGGGGAATGACCACTATCACCACCGGCGCCGGAAAACCACCAAGATGCTGGTGTGCGTGGTTGTGGTGTTTGCAGTCAGCTGGCTGCCCTTTCACACCTTCCAGCTGGTCAGTGACATTGACAGTCAGGTGTTAGACCTGAAAGAGTACAAACTGATCTACACGGTGTTCCATGTCATTGCCATGTGCTCAACATTTGCCAACCCCCTCCTCTATGGCTGGATGAATAACAACTACAGGACGGCCTTCCTCACGGCCTTCCAGTGTGAACAGCGGCTGGACTCCATACACCCCGAAGTATCAGCAGCTTTCAAAGCCAGGAAGAAACTAGAAGCCAAGAGGATTCAGTTCCCTGGGGACTCTTTCACACAACCTACCAATGTCTAA